From one Phocaeicola salanitronis DSM 18170 genomic stretch:
- a CDS encoding PG1828 family lipoprotein has protein sequence MKKLVFLFVAFAAVSFASCGNKAANTEVATDSVEEATPVVDSTAVDTVAVDSAATDSVAE, from the coding sequence ATGAAAAAATTAGTATTTTTGTTCGTAGCGTTCGCTGCTGTATCTTTCGCATCTTGTGGTAACAAAGCAGCTAATACTGAAGTTGCAACTGATTCTGTAGAAGAAGCAACTCCGGTTGTTGATTCAACAGCAGTTGATACTGTAGCAGTTGATTCAGCTGCAACTGATTCTGTTGCAGAATAA
- a CDS encoding fimbria major subunit, protein MRKFKFFALAFAAIAFAGCSDDAIDGQGGNTGTIGDGTPAYLTISFSANSSSSSRSTADDANNNGDDHSTDDDPDTPDVNEGNGEDSGHHSDGLDAERQIKNVLVVVAPASTGSNNEGFKKLYSVFDAASGGATEAGENDFEETTGGIYKNAEPIEITTGDYKVLVVVNPVAAISDGTALAKTASQLYDDIVTGAYDYTPAGGTEDNYVNAANSIGMGVGYTGSNNQALVSGATGFMMANKAEATVTINQNHTPEYPASVSVDVERVLSKITFRSTTPTETNKENVYKVNVTLGNQPAITLNAALEKTDQAGSYDYKLLNKAKDLRGQDVYGEYDSSDKLSGVYKVVYKTEEGQTDQPQTTTLEVDGVDTECIIVKKIDYITEEGFAALDEEKQIPSDYCFVQDTQNPSIDLQYNTNAPVETDEWFVKLEGYALVNLSKTVNYVRHTITGTAMSPFGTLDGTNFLWTPNWDNNNNIVFVPDANGEMQFPAGTTTNDWFYNTLADVSGESTKLNITNAGKDNASFTVSEGTLKYFKTMGSLINDGSTVSGSDHYEEDPKLPAVGKLMSYCFENSTDIEHQTHGLSTGISFVATIWKDANCSEEIEKLYLYQGHNFTTIKQIQDAYPTIDALKDLSDQSTRTELEAAGIELYNSNICYYYTTEIKHFDNGDPNVLGNMEFAIMRNNIYSLAVTKIDQIGDPYVDPTPGTDNESKEAALDVQVRIVPWIVRYNDIEFD, encoded by the coding sequence ATGAGAAAATTTAAGTTTTTTGCTTTGGCATTCGCGGCAATAGCTTTTGCCGGATGCTCTGATGATGCAATCGACGGGCAAGGCGGAAACACTGGCACAATAGGTGACGGTACTCCGGCTTATCTGACTATTTCGTTCTCGGCTAATAGCAGTAGTAGTAGCCGTTCTACTGCGGATGATGCGAATAATAATGGGGATGACCATTCTACGGATGATGATCCAGATACGCCTGATGTCAATGAAGGAAATGGTGAAGACAGTGGACACCATAGCGATGGTTTAGATGCAGAACGGCAAATAAAGAATGTGTTGGTTGTTGTGGCTCCGGCTTCTACTGGCTCTAATAACGAAGGTTTCAAAAAATTGTATTCTGTATTTGATGCAGCAAGTGGGGGAGCTACTGAAGCAGGAGAGAATGATTTTGAAGAAACAACTGGTGGCATTTATAAAAATGCAGAACCCATTGAAATAACTACAGGTGATTACAAAGTATTGGTTGTTGTGAATCCTGTAGCTGCAATTTCTGATGGAACAGCTTTGGCGAAGACTGCAAGTCAGTTATATGATGATATTGTTACGGGAGCTTATGATTATACACCTGCAGGGGGTACAGAAGATAATTATGTAAATGCAGCCAACAGTATTGGTATGGGTGTAGGATATACAGGTAGTAATAATCAAGCATTAGTTAGTGGTGCAACAGGATTTATGATGGCTAACAAAGCAGAAGCCACTGTTACAATAAATCAAAATCATACTCCTGAGTATCCGGCAAGTGTAAGCGTTGATGTAGAACGTGTTTTATCAAAAATCACTTTCCGTTCGACTACACCTACAGAAACAAATAAGGAAAATGTATATAAAGTAAATGTTACATTAGGTAACCAACCTGCTATCACATTGAATGCAGCTTTGGAGAAAACAGACCAAGCAGGTTCGTATGACTATAAATTGCTGAATAAGGCAAAAGATTTAAGAGGTCAAGATGTTTATGGAGAATATGATAGTTCAGATAAACTCTCGGGTGTATATAAAGTAGTATATAAGACAGAAGAAGGTCAAACGGATCAACCACAGACAACTACTTTAGAAGTAGATGGAGTTGATACAGAATGTATTATTGTTAAGAAAATCGACTATATAACAGAAGAAGGATTTGCAGCATTGGATGAAGAAAAACAAATTCCATCTGATTATTGCTTCGTACAAGATACGCAAAATCCGTCTATTGACTTGCAATATAATACAAATGCGCCGGTTGAAACCGATGAATGGTTTGTAAAACTGGAAGGTTATGCTTTGGTAAATCTTTCGAAAACGGTGAATTATGTAAGACATACCATTACAGGAACTGCTATGAGTCCGTTTGGAACATTGGATGGAACCAACTTCTTGTGGACGCCGAATTGGGATAATAATAACAATATCGTATTTGTACCTGATGCAAATGGTGAGATGCAATTCCCGGCAGGTACTACTACTAACGATTGGTTCTATAATACATTGGCTGATGTTTCTGGTGAAAGTACAAAATTGAATATAACAAATGCAGGTAAAGATAATGCAAGTTTTACTGTATCAGAGGGAACTCTTAAATATTTTAAGACAATGGGGTCTTTAATAAACGATGGTAGTACCGTATCGGGAAGCGATCATTATGAGGAGGACCCGAAGTTGCCTGCTGTTGGTAAATTGATGTCTTACTGTTTTGAAAACTCAACTGATATTGAACATCAGACTCATGGTTTAAGTACAGGTATTTCTTTTGTCGCTACTATTTGGAAAGATGCTAATTGTTCAGAAGAAATAGAGAAGTTATATCTTTATCAGGGACATAATTTTACAACTATTAAACAGATACAAGATGCTTATCCTACAATAGATGCACTTAAGGACTTGTCAGATCAATCAACAAGGACCGAATTGGAAGCTGCGGGCATCGAATTGTATAATAGTAACATTTGCTATTATTATACAACCGAAATCAAGCATTTCGATAATGGCGATCCAAATGTATTGGGCAATATGGAATTCGCTATTATGCGTAACAACATCTATTCATTGGCTGTAACTAAGATTGACCAAATAGGTGATCCGTATGTAGATCCGACTCCTGGAACAGATAATGAATCAAAAGAGGCTGCATTGGATGTTCAAGTTCGTATAGTACCTTGGATTGTCCGCTACAATGACATCGAATTTGATTGA
- a CDS encoding DUF4906 domain-containing protein — translation MKKYIPYYIGCLLAVAMALAACTDEATPALSSEREDQVVFALTVGAGESTDVQTRASEPGWGDWNENTITKADIYIVFANGSEEHFPLNASDLEGSPGYYTWTSDITADELIGATIYVVANCDNSINSWSGMENLHVTGLGNPAGKQESFLMDGKTEVTADNIEGNKVITVDLKRAAAKIRLAFASDTDWEDVSYRFCQYATTTTAIDKNEESYLGDNAGIATYPTENGEPSMAEAVSENSDYLHEYTHIVENEGGEEVTITRKGLVLYSYANDWFDESKANQINQVEPIVDDRQTYILLYAPYGEGTNKQWYYYKVPVNFRLPTNNDDAIPNEDDGYDMIDPDTYRHLYRLQRNYIYDITVNIDRPGGTELDPGKLVNLTYEVEPWDREDVIVNYEDELSYTPDKWQEEDTEGNAILELLDNGKTVHFLNPSETAVLPFTINTPVVAMWRAQLSGADINYFTFVDAEGNPLGATASGVASEDGEKPATQYIRIKCTDPDATDSHSVTLHVYADIGGLTYEMDLTDSGNEQEPGNDPISRFTILQSY, via the coding sequence ATGAAGAAGTATATACCATATTATATAGGCTGTTTGCTGGCTGTTGCTATGGCTCTGGCTGCCTGCACGGACGAAGCGACACCCGCTCTTTCCAGTGAGAGGGAAGATCAGGTGGTGTTTGCCTTGACGGTAGGTGCGGGCGAAAGTACGGACGTACAGACGCGAGCATCTGAACCGGGCTGGGGAGATTGGAACGAGAATACCATTACGAAAGCGGATATATACATCGTCTTCGCCAATGGATCTGAGGAACATTTTCCGCTTAATGCTAGTGATTTAGAAGGTAGTCCCGGCTATTATACGTGGACATCTGATATCACAGCGGATGAGTTGATAGGGGCTACAATCTATGTAGTAGCCAATTGTGATAACTCTATCAATAGTTGGTCTGGAATGGAGAATTTGCATGTGACAGGATTGGGCAACCCGGCAGGCAAACAGGAATCTTTCTTGATGGATGGGAAGACTGAGGTAACAGCAGATAATATAGAAGGAAACAAAGTTATTACCGTAGACCTGAAGCGTGCCGCTGCCAAGATTCGTCTGGCATTTGCTTCAGATACCGATTGGGAAGATGTTTCCTACCGCTTTTGTCAATACGCTACAACCACTACTGCAATTGATAAAAACGAAGAATCTTATTTGGGAGATAATGCCGGGATAGCCACTTATCCAACAGAAAACGGAGAGCCAAGTATGGCAGAAGCCGTTTCGGAAAACTCAGACTATCTTCATGAATATACACATATAGTAGAAAATGAAGGCGGAGAAGAAGTAACTATTACCCGAAAAGGATTAGTGCTTTACTCCTACGCTAACGACTGGTTTGACGAATCGAAAGCTAACCAAATCAACCAAGTAGAGCCGATAGTGGACGATAGGCAGACTTATATCTTGCTTTATGCTCCTTACGGGGAAGGAACGAATAAACAGTGGTACTATTACAAAGTGCCTGTCAATTTCCGATTACCAACCAATAACGATGACGCAATACCCAACGAGGATGACGGATATGACATGATTGACCCAGACACGTACCGTCACCTCTACCGCTTACAGCGCAATTACATTTACGACATCACGGTGAACATAGACCGTCCGGGTGGCACGGAACTTGACCCTGGCAAACTGGTGAACCTGACGTATGAGGTCGAACCGTGGGACAGGGAAGATGTGATAGTGAATTATGAGGACGAATTGAGTTACACACCGGACAAATGGCAGGAAGAAGATACGGAAGGAAATGCGATTCTGGAATTGCTGGACAACGGCAAGACCGTACATTTCCTGAATCCGAGCGAGACAGCCGTACTTCCCTTTACCATTAATACGCCGGTTGTTGCCATGTGGCGTGCCCAACTGAGCGGAGCAGACATCAATTATTTTACGTTTGTGGATGCGGAAGGGAACCCGCTTGGGGCTACCGCTTCCGGCGTAGCTTCCGAAGACGGAGAAAAGCCTGCAACGCAATACATCCGGATAAAATGTACAGATCCGGATGCCACCGACAGCCATAGCGTGACTCTCCATGTCTATGCCGACATAGGCGGCCTGACATACGAAATGGATTTGACCGATTCAGGCAATGAACAAGAACCGGGGAATGACCCTATTAGCCGTTTTACCATACTTCAAAGTTATTGA
- a CDS encoding FimB/Mfa2 family fimbrial subunit, whose protein sequence is MKTLLYSIHHQVRKALLAMAIALPMVSCHTVWDDDDDCPVETEYRVKFVHDYNMLFTDAFATQVRSITLYAFDEDGKLVLQQSEQGETLSRDDYTMKLDLAPGNYRLVAWAGLAEGNAYTVPVLTENISDKEDLTCRINRYPTTLHDEPIDSVGYLHPLWHGIVETQTLTRAATETQVITLPLMKNTSTIRVILQQLAQGQLDASQFDFTITDENGMMTHENRLVEGDGVLTYMPYHQAQGSTVVEGEASEEQLNVVVAELSVGRLMADGDTRLTISNRQTGETILSIPLIDYLELCRTVANYDMPLQEYLDREDTYTMTFFLDSNQSWLNTQVIINDWIVRFNDITPEL, encoded by the coding sequence ATGAAAACCTTGCTTTACTCCATACATCATCAGGTACGAAAAGCTTTGCTGGCTATGGCAATCGCCCTGCCTATGGTTTCATGCCACACCGTTTGGGACGATGACGACGATTGCCCCGTAGAAACCGAGTATCGGGTAAAGTTTGTGCACGACTATAACATGCTCTTTACCGATGCGTTTGCCACGCAAGTACGTTCCATTACCCTTTATGCGTTCGACGAAGACGGCAAGCTGGTGCTCCAGCAGTCCGAACAAGGCGAAACCCTGAGCCGTGACGATTACACCATGAAGCTTGACCTTGCTCCCGGGAATTACCGGCTGGTAGCATGGGCAGGCTTGGCAGAAGGCAATGCCTATACCGTTCCCGTCCTTACCGAAAACATATCCGACAAGGAAGACCTGACGTGCCGCATCAACCGTTACCCTACTACGCTCCACGATGAACCGATAGACTCCGTAGGCTATCTGCATCCGTTATGGCATGGCATCGTAGAAACGCAGACCCTGACACGTGCCGCAACGGAAACACAAGTCATTACCCTGCCGCTGATGAAGAACACCAGCACCATCCGTGTCATCCTGCAACAACTGGCGCAAGGGCAGCTGGATGCTTCGCAGTTTGACTTCACCATCACCGACGAGAACGGCATGATGACCCACGAAAACCGTTTGGTGGAAGGCGACGGCGTACTGACCTACATGCCCTATCATCAGGCGCAAGGCTCAACGGTAGTAGAAGGCGAAGCCTCCGAAGAGCAACTCAACGTGGTAGTGGCAGAACTGAGTGTAGGCAGGTTGATGGCAGATGGAGACACCCGTCTTACTATCTCCAACCGCCAGACAGGAGAAACCATATTGTCTATCCCCTTGATAGACTATCTGGAGCTTTGCCGCACGGTGGCAAACTACGACATGCCTCTGCAGGAATACCTCGACCGTGAAGACACCTACACCATGACGTTCTTCCTCGACAGCAACCAGTCCTGGCTCAACACCCAAGTAATCATCAACGACTGGATAGTCCGTTTTAACGATATAACCCCCGAACTCTAA
- a CDS encoding DUF4906 domain-containing protein, with protein sequence MKQHRLYIIMCILSLLFLAGCRDEEPVQSAESKRTITVNLGIAMSRVADIEGVIGDNTRPDNLQLWIFDGNTADATLIFHENITNNLDFSIIDLNNRLVQTIERIINVENEINILHFYIVMNTTGISLDENSTPHDIETATFTQQTTWTGDNKVPLYGYGTLDVSTHRSEYSVSIETTRAVGKLELFFTKENENAYLKINKIELEQMPDIGYLKNAGEGETQQVAESYTDEIDNLLDNESGNGLEIETSLPESEDTQIGHFSDYEDKFTKLKLTHTYLLENLNGDTWTAIDNNKDYIYPTIIEDEETRYKMTVFYQASTNGTEKEQVVYLPAIERNVWNKIFVRVKDDGFAIALNVLPWEEVEESDIGWNGNTPVGSNAPLVAWRLLSGKIEPDHENAKNGDAEAKYCYVLNPRYTSDDDHIELEEHSAYAGFYFRLNEPEGAVWKAHLSNPDYFAFGTGTYDINGDNVHERRCVSTGRARDEAYQIQIYAKHPWTEGTDFNGNVNAEFTGLKEVKTEFWITITLVDGTEYELVINPNDSYVDETYYYNNRRFAGTDTRITIWQLRALNGYAYDDLMDYYINNGDITNPWWTGEGDID encoded by the coding sequence ATGAAACAGCATCGCCTATATATAATAATGTGTATCCTCTCCCTGCTTTTCCTTGCTGGTTGCAGGGACGAAGAGCCCGTGCAGTCTGCCGAAAGCAAGCGGACTATCACGGTCAATTTAGGTATTGCGATGAGCAGGGTGGCGGACATAGAAGGTGTGATAGGGGACAATACTCGTCCGGATAATTTGCAATTATGGATATTTGACGGTAATACAGCAGATGCAACCCTGATATTCCATGAGAATATCACGAATAACCTCGATTTCTCTATCATCGACCTTAATAATCGGTTGGTGCAAACCATCGAGCGCATTATCAATGTGGAGAACGAAATCAATATTCTGCATTTCTACATCGTGATGAACACCACAGGAATATCTTTGGATGAAAACTCCACTCCACATGATATAGAAACCGCTACGTTTACGCAACAAACCACATGGACAGGCGATAACAAAGTGCCTCTCTATGGTTATGGCACACTTGATGTTTCCACACACCGTTCGGAGTACAGCGTTAGTATTGAGACTACCCGTGCCGTAGGTAAGTTGGAGTTGTTCTTCACGAAAGAAAACGAAAACGCATATTTGAAAATAAATAAGATTGAATTGGAACAGATGCCGGATATAGGTTATTTGAAGAATGCCGGCGAAGGAGAAACGCAGCAAGTTGCTGAAAGCTATACTGATGAAATAGACAACCTATTAGATAACGAATCTGGAAATGGCTTAGAAATCGAAACTTCTCTGCCAGAAAGCGAAGATACTCAAATAGGACATTTCAGTGATTACGAAGATAAATTTACAAAACTTAAGTTGACACATACCTATTTGCTTGAAAACTTAAACGGTGATACTTGGACAGCTATAGATAACAACAAAGATTATATCTATCCTACTATTATAGAAGATGAAGAAACTCGTTATAAGATGACGGTTTTTTATCAGGCATCAACAAACGGTACGGAAAAAGAACAAGTGGTGTATCTACCCGCCATAGAGCGCAATGTGTGGAACAAGATATTTGTAAGGGTGAAAGATGACGGTTTTGCCATAGCCTTGAACGTATTACCGTGGGAAGAGGTGGAAGAATCAGATATAGGATGGAACGGGAACACTCCCGTAGGAAGTAATGCGCCGTTGGTTGCGTGGAGGTTGTTAAGTGGAAAAATAGAACCCGACCATGAAAATGCAAAAAATGGAGACGCTGAGGCAAAGTATTGCTATGTGTTGAATCCGCGTTATACGAGCGATGATGATCATATCGAATTGGAAGAACATTCCGCCTACGCCGGTTTTTATTTTCGTTTGAACGAACCGGAAGGAGCAGTATGGAAAGCGCACCTTTCCAATCCTGATTATTTTGCTTTTGGTACGGGCACTTACGATATTAATGGTGATAATGTGCACGAAAGAAGATGTGTCTCTACGGGCAGGGCACGTGATGAGGCATATCAGATACAGATTTACGCCAAGCATCCATGGACAGAGGGTACAGATTTTAACGGTAATGTGAACGCAGAATTCACTGGTTTGAAAGAAGTAAAGACCGAGTTTTGGATTACCATCACCTTGGTGGACGGTACGGAATACGAACTGGTCATCAATCCTAACGATAGCTATGTGGATGAAACCTATTATTATAACAACCGTCGTTTTGCCGGTACAGATACGCGTATCACCATCTGGCAACTGCGGGCACTGAATGGATATGCGTATGATGACCTAATGGACTATTATATAAATAATGGAGATATCACAAATCCATGGTGGACAGGTGAAGGAGATATTGATTAA
- a CDS encoding DUF3868 domain-containing protein codes for MKTICLYSVMSLLAASSAFADAGVQRLTSGATVRDVEISKERDSVVIAMDIDLSGMEVGRNRSVVVAPLFYAGEEWKWLPAVEVMGRRRYIYYQRNEESLYTEQPYSIVRHKKEEAQTVNYRIALPYASWMDRAELAITEDACGCGEVEKGSRTALAQADLVFTPRLAYITPQAETRKARSLSGEAFLDFPVNRTEIHPDYRRNAAELRKIRSTIDTIRADKDFSITQIMLKGYASPEGSQASNQRLAEGRTNALKEYLVNEYGIDAKLFRAEPGGENWEGLRKYVEESDLADKDAILALMDGEGDIDQKERNIRSRYPEAYRTLLADCYPALRRTDYTVSYTIRGFNVNEAKEIIKTRPQNLSLQEMFAVAQTYEPGSEDFNRVFDVAVRMYPDDETANLNAANALLERREAEQALRYLEKAGNSPQTDNARGVALILLERYDEAKPCLERAAQAGIREAEENLEASPIPLP; via the coding sequence ATGAAAACAATCTGTTTATATAGCGTAATGTCTTTGCTGGCAGCTTCTTCGGCGTTTGCCGATGCGGGCGTGCAACGTCTGACGAGCGGCGCCACGGTGCGCGATGTGGAAATCAGCAAGGAACGTGACAGCGTGGTGATTGCCATGGATATCGACCTTTCAGGCATGGAAGTCGGGAGGAACCGTTCGGTCGTGGTGGCTCCCCTGTTCTATGCAGGCGAAGAGTGGAAATGGCTTCCTGCCGTAGAGGTTATGGGGCGCAGGCGTTACATTTATTACCAACGGAACGAAGAATCGCTCTATACGGAACAACCTTACAGCATCGTCCGTCATAAGAAGGAAGAAGCCCAGACGGTAAACTACCGCATAGCCTTGCCATACGCCTCGTGGATGGACCGTGCCGAACTGGCTATCACGGAAGATGCATGTGGATGCGGCGAAGTAGAAAAAGGCAGCCGTACTGCATTGGCACAAGCCGACCTGGTGTTTACCCCCCGCCTGGCATACATCACACCCCAAGCCGAAACGCGCAAGGCACGCTCGTTGAGCGGGGAAGCCTTCCTCGATTTCCCGGTCAACCGTACGGAAATCCATCCCGACTACCGGCGCAACGCTGCGGAACTTCGCAAAATCCGTTCCACCATTGATACCATCCGTGCCGACAAGGATTTCAGCATCACACAAATTATGCTGAAGGGCTATGCATCGCCCGAAGGAAGCCAGGCTTCCAACCAACGTCTGGCGGAAGGGCGTACCAATGCCTTAAAGGAATACCTGGTAAACGAATACGGCATTGATGCGAAGTTGTTTCGCGCGGAACCGGGCGGCGAGAACTGGGAAGGCTTGCGCAAGTACGTTGAGGAAAGCGACCTGGCAGACAAAGATGCCATCCTTGCCCTGATGGACGGCGAAGGCGACATCGACCAAAAGGAGCGGAACATCCGTTCCCGTTATCCCGAAGCCTACCGCACGCTGCTTGCGGACTGCTATCCGGCGTTGCGCCGCACCGATTATACGGTGAGCTACACCATCCGGGGCTTTAATGTAAACGAAGCGAAAGAAATCATCAAGACCCGTCCGCAGAACCTGAGCCTGCAGGAGATGTTTGCCGTGGCGCAGACCTACGAACCGGGGAGCGAGGACTTCAACCGTGTCTTCGACGTGGCGGTACGCATGTACCCCGATGATGAAACGGCAAACCTGAACGCCGCCAACGCACTCTTGGAGCGAAGAGAGGCGGAACAGGCATTGCGATACTTGGAGAAAGCAGGAAACAGCCCGCAAACCGATAACGCCCGGGGCGTAGCGTTGATTCTCTTGGAACGCTATGACGAAGCGAAGCCGTGCTTAGAGCGTGCCGCACAAGCAGGCATCCGTGAAGCGGAAGAAAATCTGGAGGCTTCCCCCATCCCCCTCCCGTAG
- the fimD gene encoding fimbrial tip adhesin FimD, with protein MKQVSIHKICRMFALPLLLALWACQDELDNGQTLSGNYLTLTLQTSAASTRAPIVGEDRFNENEVKSVDVYFFADGQENTAEYLYAKEGLVPEGSLLQVELDKTIIQDNNNYYIYVVVNRTGSSNTTFTEANGRTLAALQERTITTNWKEGYEDESVTEECLVMDGSTTVTVNPEGTQGHVKLTRAMAKVMLYAAAEESIEMDNVTYTPVLNQMNVTMVYGVKRTNLEGTYTVTAADDAENSDYITRMRRDYTSNTITETITEGEGEDAKEIQIQYYEQEVPFYSYPNSGTTADRQDAYLILCVPWEERYQGGSYRSHNYYYRIPITGSTAPATLERNHYYRIKVNIGVLGSLNPNEAVEITDADFEILDWFDMEVDADMQKYEYLVLDEYNSVMNNVNSIENAYISSSNIDWDKTKIISVSYWDYHEDESYLVELNENYQQDNRNNNSTVKFTDFEIGSGSDETIMVSHELSDQNDFVKYTITVEVYNKDGVKANIWTIDQYPARYIVGEKNDEGYVPDYWENARANRFINGYYENGDTPYDDGDQWGRNKYDLGSVSALSGNNANPNLYTIHISSFTDNAYALGDPRNETFEDFGTRLDATEYRSTSQDAVEVIAPAYKVASSWGKTLPRSYVNTVERCASYQEAGYPAGRWRIPTKAEVEYIINLSNQRKIPRLFGEAGETTDYWVSSGKYNTSTGYRAGINGEAYVRCIYDVWYWGEQTIEDDEHNTPSGADPLTNYDFVWGDAVDGSLTEGDTHN; from the coding sequence ATGAAACAAGTTAGCATACATAAAATCTGCCGGATGTTTGCCCTGCCCCTGCTATTGGCATTGTGGGCTTGCCAGGACGAACTGGACAACGGGCAAACCCTGAGCGGCAACTACCTGACACTGACCTTGCAGACCTCAGCCGCGTCTACCCGTGCCCCGATAGTGGGTGAAGACCGTTTCAACGAAAACGAGGTGAAAAGCGTAGATGTGTATTTCTTTGCTGACGGGCAAGAAAACACGGCGGAGTACCTCTATGCAAAAGAAGGTTTGGTGCCCGAAGGCAGTCTGCTGCAAGTAGAGCTTGATAAAACCATCATCCAAGATAACAACAACTATTACATCTATGTAGTGGTAAACCGCACCGGAAGCAGCAACACAACGTTTACAGAAGCGAACGGACGGACGCTTGCCGCCCTACAGGAACGTACCATTACTACCAACTGGAAAGAAGGCTACGAGGACGAAAGCGTAACGGAAGAATGCTTGGTGATGGACGGAAGCACCACAGTTACAGTAAATCCGGAAGGCACACAGGGACATGTGAAGCTGACCAGAGCGATGGCGAAAGTAATGCTGTATGCGGCTGCGGAGGAGTCAATTGAAATGGATAATGTGACATACACTCCTGTACTTAATCAAATGAATGTGACTATGGTCTATGGAGTGAAGCGCACCAATCTAGAGGGGACGTATACTGTGACAGCTGCGGATGATGCGGAAAACAGTGACTACATCACCCGCATGAGGCGCGACTATACTAGTAATACCATCACCGAAACGATAACGGAAGGTGAAGGTGAAGACGCAAAAGAAATCCAAATTCAATACTACGAACAGGAGGTTCCGTTCTATTCCTATCCCAATTCGGGGACTACCGCCGACCGGCAGGACGCATACCTGATACTCTGCGTGCCTTGGGAAGAACGTTACCAGGGCGGTTCGTATCGTTCGCACAACTATTATTACCGTATACCCATTACCGGCAGTACAGCTCCCGCAACGTTGGAACGCAACCACTATTACCGTATCAAGGTGAACATCGGTGTATTGGGCAGCCTGAATCCGAACGAAGCGGTAGAGATAACAGATGCAGATTTTGAAATCTTGGACTGGTTTGATATGGAGGTGGACGCAGATATGCAAAAGTATGAGTATCTGGTGCTGGACGAATATAACTCGGTAATGAATAATGTGAATAGTATTGAAAATGCGTATATCAGTAGCAGCAATATAGATTGGGACAAGACGAAAATTATAAGTGTATCTTATTGGGATTATCACGAAGATGAATCTTATTTGGTAGAACTGAATGAGAACTATCAACAGGATAATAGAAATAATAATAGTACTGTAAAATTTACGGATTTTGAAATAGGATCAGGTAGTGATGAGACTATAATGGTAAGTCATGAGCTAAGTGACCAAAACGATTTTGTGAAATATACCATAACTGTAGAAGTATACAACAAAGATGGTGTAAAGGCGAATATTTGGACGATAGACCAGTATCCGGCAAGATACATCGTAGGAGAAAAGAATGATGAAGGATACGTACCAGATTACTGGGAGAATGCGAGAGCTAATCGTTTTATCAATGGTTATTATGAAAATGGAGATACACCTTATGATGATGGGGATCAATGGGGGAGAAATAAATATGATTTAGGATCAGTATCAGCATTAAGTGGTAATAATGCAAATCCCAATTTATACACCATACATATATCTTCATTTACTGATAATGCATACGCTTTAGGTGACCCTAGGAATGAAACTTTTGAAGATTTTGGTACAAGACTAGATGCCACAGAATACAGGAGCACAAGTCAAGATGCTGTAGAAGTAATAGCACCCGCTTATAAAGTTGCTTCTTCTTGGGGTAAGACATTACCAAGATCTTATGTAAATACAGTAGAGCGCTGTGCTTCTTATCAAGAAGCCGGTTATCCCGCAGGAAGATGGAGGATACCTACAAAAGCAGAAGTAGAATACATAATTAACCTGTCAAATCAAAGAAAAATTCCACGATTGTTTGGAGAGGCAGGGGAAACAACAGACTATTGGGTCTCTTCTGGCAAGTATAATACCTCCACGGGGTATAGAGCCGGCATTAATGGTGAAGCTTATGTTCGTTGTATCTATGATGTTTGGTATTGGGGAGAGCAGACCATAGAAGATGATGAACACAACACCCCGTCAGGTGCAGATCCCTTAACGAATTATGATTTTGTATGGGGAGATGCGGTTGATGGTTCTTTAACGGAAGGTGATACACATAATTGA